From the genome of Thermoleophilaceae bacterium:
TACGCTGACTGACTGATCACTGACAGCGAGAGGGCCCGCCGCGAGGCGGGCCCTCACGCGCCTCGACCATGGGCCGCTACATAATCCGCCGCACCCTCTGGGTCATCCTGCTCCTTTTCGTGGTGAGCGCGGTGACCTTCCTGATCTTCTACGAGCTGCCGTCGGCCGACCCGGCGGTGCTCCGCGCCGGCAAGTCGCCGGACCCGACGCTGATCAAGCAGATCAGGCACACGCTCGGGCTCGACCAGCCGGTGTACGTCCAGTACTACAAGTACATGAAGGGGATCATCCTTCACTTCGACTTCGGCTACAGCTTCCAAGACTCGCAGCCGGTGCGGAAGGAGATCTTCAGCCGGCTGCCCGCCACGATCTCGCTCACCTTCGGCGCTGTCGTCGTCTGGCTGCTCATCGGACTCCCGGTCGGCATCGTGTCGGCGATCCGCCGGCGCACGATGGCGGACCGCGTGAGCATGGGCGCCGCGCTCCTCGCGATCTCGGCACCGGTCTACTGGCTCGGGCTCGTCGCGCTCTACCTCTTCGCCAACGACATCGGCCTGATCCACATCTTCAACGGCGCCGGCACCTACACGGGGCTCACCGCCAACCCGGGCAAGTGGTTTGGGTCGCTGCTATTGCCGTGGTTCGTGCTTGCCGCTAGCTTTGCCGCGTTCTATGCGCGGTTGCTCCGGGCAAACCTGATCGACGTTATGGGGGAGGACTACATCCGCACGGCCCGTGCCAAGGGCCTGCCCGAGCGCCGCGTGATCGGACGTCACGCCATGCGCTCGGCGATCACCCCGATAGTCACGGTGCTCGGCCTCGACATCGGCATCCTGCTGGGAGGTGCCATCCTCACTGAGACCGTGTTCAACATTCCTGGCATCGGGCGCCTCGCCTACGAGGGCATCGTGAACGCCGACCTTCCGGTGATCCAGGGCACCGTGCTGTTCGGCGCCCTGTTCATCGTGGTGGCCAACTTCATCGTCGACATCGCCTACGCCTACCTCGACCCGCGCGTCCGCTACTCGTGAGCCCGCTCCTCGAGGTTCGGGATCTCCGGGTCAGTTTCGACACCGAAGACGGCGTCGTGCATGCCGTCGACGGCGTCAGCTACTCGCTGGACAGCGGCAAGGTGCTCGGAATCGTGGGCGAGTCGGGCTCGGGCAAGAGCGTCTCGGCGCTCACGATCATGGGGCTCACCCGCTTTCAGAACGCGGAGGTCAGCGGCGAGATCATGTTCGACGGCCGCGACCTCCTGCTCGCCCCGGACGACGAGATGCGCCGGATCCGCGGCAACGAGGTCGCGATGATCTTCCAGGACCCGCTCTCGTCGCTGCATCCCTTCTACAAGGTGGGGAAGCAGATGGTGGAGACGATCCAGACGCACCAGAGCCTGTCGACGAAACAGGCGCGCGAGCGTGCGGTCGAGTACCTCGGCATGGTCGGTATTCCCGATCCGAAGGGCCGGATCGACGCCTACCCGCATGAGTTCTCCGGCGGCATGCGCCAGCGCGTGATGATCGCGATGGCGCTGATCAACGAACCGCGGCTGCTGATCGCCGACGAGCCCACCACCGCGCTCGACGTGACCGTGCAGGCGCAGATCCTCGACCTGATCGCGCGGCTGCAGACCGAGCTCGACACCGCGGTGATCATGATCACCCACGACCTCGGGGTGGTGGCCGAGGTCACGGACACGATCGCGGTGATGTATGCCGGCAGGGTTGTGGAGAAGGCCGACAAGCGCGAGATCTTCCGCAACCCCGAGCACCCCTACACGTGGGGCCTGCTCCACTCGATCCCGCGCCTCGACCGGCCGCGCGACGAGCCGCTCGTGCCGATCCCGGGCCGGCCGCCCAGCCTGATCAACCTGCCGAGCGGCTGCAGCTTCCATCCGCGCTGCCCGTACGTGCGCCCGCGCCACCGTGAGGTGGATCCGATGCTCGAGCCGCTGCCGGACGATCCGAACCACCAGGTGGCCTGCCTGCTCGCGAGCGACACTCGGAAGCGCCTCTGGCAGGAGCTGTCGGCCGGCAAGCAGCCTGACGAGGCACGGGCCGAGGTGGTGGAGGGAGGTCTCGCATGAGCGATGCGCTCGTTGAGGTGCGCGACGTGGTCAAGCACTTCCCGATCACCCAGGGGATCATCTTTCAGAAGCAGGTGGCCGCGGTGCATGCGGTGGACGGCGTCTCGTTCGACGTGCTGCGCGGCGAGACGCTCGGCATCGTGGGCGAGACCGGCTGCGGGAAGAGCACCACGGCCAGGCTGATCAGCCGCCTCCTCGAGCCCACGGCCGGCACGATCCGCTTCGAGGGCCACGACATCACCCACCTCAAGCAGGGTCAGGTGAAGCCTCTGCGCAAAGAGGTGCAGATGATCTTCCAGGACCCCTACTCGTCGCTCAACCCACGCAAGACAGTCGGCTCGATCATCGCGGAGCCATTCAAGATCCACGGGCTCAAACAGGGCAAGGGGGAGCGCAAGCGCGCGGTGCAGGAGCTGATGGAGCAGGTGGGCCTCAACCCCGAGCACTTCAACCGCTACCCGCACGAGTTCTCGGGCGGTCAGCGGCAGCGCATCGGCGTGGCACGCGCGCTCGCTCTTCAGCCCAAGCTGATCATCGCGGACGAGCCGGTGTCGGCGCTCGACGTTTCGATCCAGGCGCAGATCCTCAACCTCCTCCGCGATCTCCAGCGGGAGATGGGGATCACGCTGATCATGATCGCCCACGACCTCTCCGTCGTCCGTCACATGTGCGACCGCGTGGCCGTGATGTACCTCGGGAAGGTGGTTGAGCTCGCCGACAGCGACACGCTCTACCAGCAGCCGCGCCACCCGTACACCGGCGCACTGCTGTCAGCCGTGCCCGTGCCGGACCCGGACCTCGCCGCCGCGCGCAAGCGCCAGATACCCGGCGGGGACGTGCCGAGCCCGACCAACCCGCCCCCGGCGTGCCGCTTCAACCCGCGCTGTCCGAAGGTCCAGGACCTGTGCCGCCAGGACGAGCCGCTGCTCGCCCCCAAGGACGGCGGCTCGCTCGCCGCCTGTCACTTCCCGCTCACGCAGGCCGAGGCCGCGGAGCGTCTCGGCACCGCCGAGCACGCGTAGTTCAGCTCGGCCTGCACCCAGCAACCGCGCTTTTTCCTGCATTGCGCTGGCTTTGCACGGGTTCTTGCGACAAACTGGGCGTCTTGACACACCTCGGATGGCGTGCAACAGTGGTTCTGCACAGGTTCGGCGCCTGAAGCTGTGCGATAGGCAACTCGGGTACCCCAGTTCACTAAGAAGGAGCCCTCCATGCACATTCGTGGTGGCTGAGTAAGAGGGAAATGAAGTTGAAAGAGGCCGCCGAGGGCGGCCTTTTTCATGCGCTCGCACGGGTGGTTAAGCGCGCCATTTCGTGCTGTACTGGACCGGCATGGGTTGGGTCTCGCAACTGCTCCGCGAGGAGCCCCGCGCGCGACGGTTCTTCTTCGCGTACTTCCAGTCGACGCTGGGCACGGGGGCCGCGTACGTCGCGATTCTGCTTGTGGCCTACGAGCGGCTCCATTCCGCTTGGGGCATTTCGCTCGTACTGCTTGCGGAGATTGCTCCCCCGATCGCGCTCGGTCCGCTGTTCGGCGCCGCCGTGGACCGCTGGTCGCGCCGTGCCGCGGCCATCACGGCGGACTGTGTGCGCTGCGCCGCCTTCATCGGCATCGCGTTCA
Proteins encoded in this window:
- a CDS encoding ABC transporter permease; translated protein: MGRYIIRRTLWVILLLFVVSAVTFLIFYELPSADPAVLRAGKSPDPTLIKQIRHTLGLDQPVYVQYYKYMKGIILHFDFGYSFQDSQPVRKEIFSRLPATISLTFGAVVVWLLIGLPVGIVSAIRRRTMADRVSMGAALLAISAPVYWLGLVALYLFANDIGLIHIFNGAGTYTGLTANPGKWFGSLLLPWFVLAASFAAFYARLLRANLIDVMGEDYIRTARAKGLPERRVIGRHAMRSAITPIVTVLGLDIGILLGGAILTETVFNIPGIGRLAYEGIVNADLPVIQGTVLFGALFIVVANFIVDIAYAYLDPRVRYS
- a CDS encoding ABC transporter ATP-binding protein; this translates as MSPLLEVRDLRVSFDTEDGVVHAVDGVSYSLDSGKVLGIVGESGSGKSVSALTIMGLTRFQNAEVSGEIMFDGRDLLLAPDDEMRRIRGNEVAMIFQDPLSSLHPFYKVGKQMVETIQTHQSLSTKQARERAVEYLGMVGIPDPKGRIDAYPHEFSGGMRQRVMIAMALINEPRLLIADEPTTALDVTVQAQILDLIARLQTELDTAVIMITHDLGVVAEVTDTIAVMYAGRVVEKADKREIFRNPEHPYTWGLLHSIPRLDRPRDEPLVPIPGRPPSLINLPSGCSFHPRCPYVRPRHREVDPMLEPLPDDPNHQVACLLASDTRKRLWQELSAGKQPDEARAEVVEGGLA
- a CDS encoding dipeptide ABC transporter ATP-binding protein, with amino-acid sequence MSDALVEVRDVVKHFPITQGIIFQKQVAAVHAVDGVSFDVLRGETLGIVGETGCGKSTTARLISRLLEPTAGTIRFEGHDITHLKQGQVKPLRKEVQMIFQDPYSSLNPRKTVGSIIAEPFKIHGLKQGKGERKRAVQELMEQVGLNPEHFNRYPHEFSGGQRQRIGVARALALQPKLIIADEPVSALDVSIQAQILNLLRDLQREMGITLIMIAHDLSVVRHMCDRVAVMYLGKVVELADSDTLYQQPRHPYTGALLSAVPVPDPDLAAARKRQIPGGDVPSPTNPPPACRFNPRCPKVQDLCRQDEPLLAPKDGGSLAACHFPLTQAEAAERLGTAEHA